The proteins below come from a single Gordonia pseudamarae genomic window:
- a CDS encoding MarR family winged helix-turn-helix transcriptional regulator — protein sequence MSRDPVHAEELSLLLMRAGSAVAERINGAVVAAGHPGLRPVHGLVFARISGTGASVNRIAEHLGITKQSASAIVDTLVRNGYVHRRPDPTDRRASIIELTDQGRQVTLAASRAAAAEVARLEGSWGPDALHSFTEMLDDLAAEAGPRPVW from the coding sequence ATGTCAAGGGATCCGGTTCACGCGGAGGAATTGTCGCTGCTGCTGATGCGGGCCGGTTCCGCCGTCGCCGAACGGATCAACGGCGCTGTGGTGGCCGCCGGCCATCCCGGGCTGCGGCCGGTGCACGGGCTGGTATTCGCGCGGATCTCCGGCACCGGTGCCTCGGTCAACCGGATCGCCGAACACCTCGGCATCACCAAACAGTCCGCCTCGGCCATCGTCGACACGCTTGTCCGCAACGGTTACGTGCATCGTCGGCCCGACCCCACGGATCGACGCGCCTCGATCATCGAACTCACCGACCAGGGGCGGCAGGTCACGCTCGCCGCATCGCGGGCGGCGGCGGCGGAGGTCGCGCGACTGGAGGGCAGCTGGGGCCCGGACGCGCTGCACTCGTTCACCGAGATGCTCGACGACCTCGCCGCGGAGGCCGGCCCCCGGCCGGTGTGGTGA